The DNA sequence CATTAGTGCTACACAGGATAGTATTTTAGCGTCGCCAGTCAATGCAGGTGTTGCGGCTTACACATTTTTCGTATTGGATGATTTTGGCTGTTTGAACGATACTACGCTCAACTTCGAGGTACTTCCTCCTACTCACCCGGATTGTTATAATTGTAACCTAGAATTTGAAGCACAAGAAGATGTGGTATTGTGTGAAGGAGATGTAGCTAATCTCGACGTATCTCAGATTCCACCCATTGCTCAACCAATTACTTTTGAGCGGTTTCCACAGTATCCGGTTGGTTTTGCCAATCACCCTCCGGGAAATGCTTACCGAAGCCCTTTGAATGTAAATAGTATCAATCCACTGATAATTACCAACCCACTGGCGGATATTGAGTCGGTCTGTTTTAGTTTAAACACTGATTTTGCAGCGGATGTAAATGTCAGCCTGGAGGCCCCTGATGGTAGTGTCGTCCCACTTTCGATAGCGAATGGAGGTGGCTCGAATTTAGGTTTTGTAAATACTTGCTTCTCCCCTACTGCTTTGATGTCTATCAATGGCGGTTCGCCACCTTACACGGGTTCCTTTCAGCCAGAAGGCAACTGGAATTCACTCATCGGATCGCCGATCAATGGAGAATGGGAGTTGTTGATCACCGATGCTTTTGGACCACTACAGTTTGGGGAACTCCTTGAATGGTCGATTACTTTCAATAACGAAAACGAATATACCTATACTTGGACGCCAGCAGCGGGGCTTAGTTGCTCTGACTGTCCAACGCCTGTGGCATCTCCTACATCTAGTACACTTTACGAAGTTCTTATCGAAGACGAGTATGGTTGTAGCACAATTGATACGGTATTCGTTGGGGTTATTGAAGATGTTCCGGCACCGGTAGTCTCCTGTGAGGAACAAGGCGAGGACTTACTATTCAGTTGGCTCCCTATCCCGGGCGTAACACAATACGAATACAATGTCATTTTACCCAGTGGACCACAAGGCTGGATGGGGCCCACTACAGATTTAGGCTTACTGTTACAAAACCTCAACAATGGCGACGTGGTCACCATTGAAGTCCGTGCATATTTCAATGGTTCCAACAACAACTGTGTTGTCCCCATTGGCACTTCCACCTGTACTTCTACTTTCTGTGGTTTAGAAATATCCAATCCTGACTTGACTGGAGTAAGTTGCTTTGGTTTTTCCGATGGCCAAGCGGTGATAAATATTGATGCTGGAGAAGCTCCTTTCAATATCATTATTGATGGTGACAACTACACCAATACGACTATCAGCAACTTAGCGGCTGGTGACTATGACTACACGGTGACTGATGCACTTGGATGCGAGATCATCTCTACTTTTACGATCAGTACACCCGATAGTTTGTTTGCCGATGTAACACAAACATTTCAGAGTTGCGCTGGGCTTAACGATAGTGAAACGACGGTTGTTGCTGGCGGCGGTGGAGGAAGTTATACCTACGCCTGGAGCAACGGACAAAGTAACACCGTAGCAACGAATTTAGCGGTTGGTGCTTATGACGTAACCGTTACGGATAACCTTGGTTGCCAGGTTGTCGCTGCTACGACGGTGTCAGAATTAGCCCCCATTACCTTTAATTTTATTGCAGAACCACCTACTTGTAATGGATTTAGTGATGGTGGTGTAGGGATCAACCAAATCATGGGTGGTTTGGGAATGGCCGATACCGATTATACCTACGAATGGGAAGATGGTTCAAGCAGCTTGGTCCGGACGGGAGTACCTGGTGGTATTTTATACGCCGTTACGGTTACCGACGCGCAAGGTTGTTCTGGCTCACGGGAGCGCTTACTTCCTGATCCTGAACCTGTAGCTTTTGATTTTATGGTCGCAGAACCCAGCTGTAATGGCTATGACGATGGTTCGATTGTTGTTGTCAATCCCAGTAGTCCCAACGGCAATAATTTCACTTTCCAGTGGGGACCTGCCGCAGGGAACCTAACTACTGCGAATGTTGATAATATTACTACCGGTACTTACACAGTGACGGTAAGAGACGAGGAAGGTTGTGAAACTACTCAATCCGTAAATGTTGACCAACCTACTGGTTTATCCGTTTCATTTAGTATCAAAGACAACGAGTGCTTTGGATACAATGATGGCTCCATAAGCATCAATGTAACTGGCGGTATTCCAGGCTACAGCTACAGCTGGCCCAATGGTGCTACCCAACCTGCTTTATCTAATCTGATTGCGGGAGATTACCCTATTACCATTACTGACGCCAATGGTTGTGAAGTGATCCGTACAGCTACGGTTGATCAGCCCGTTGCACTGATAGCTACCATTGAAACCCAGGACGTAAGTTGCTACGGGGAGCGCGATGGCATGCTGACGATTAATACCGAAGGTGGTACCCCACCTTTCCGTTTCAGTCTTGACAATCAAAACTACATTGGTAGCAATGTTTTGATTGGTCTGTTCGGGGGTGACTATAGCATTTTCATCCGTGATGCCAATGGATGTCAGTTCGTCACCAACGCTACGGTGGTAGAACCCGCTGAATTCATGGTAGATGCTGGCCCTGATTTGACCATGATTTATGGAGACAGTGTTGAGTTAGCAGGAACGACAACAAATGCACAAGGAACAGTTGAGTTTGTATGGAATTCTCCTTATGAAGGAACTTTAAGCTGCAAAGAATGTCCCATGCCTTATGCTGATCCAGATTTCACCATTGATTATGAACTCTACGCCATTGATGAAAACGGTTGTGAGGATACTGATTTGATCCGTGTATTTGTTGACAAACCGAAACTGGCTGTGGTCCCTACGGGTTTCACGCCTAATGGTGACAGTGTCAATGACCTATTACTGGTTCACGGAAGACCGGGTACGCAAGTGCTTTTGTTCCAGGTTTTTGACCGTTGGGGCGAACTGCTCTACACGGGAGAAGATTTTCCTGTAAACGATCCGAATACGGGTTGGGACGGTACTTTCCGGGGCGAAATGCTCAACAGTGGGGTGTTTGTCTGGTCGCTTACGGTACTTCACGAAGACGGAACAGAAGAATTATTGAGAGGGCAAACCACCCTTATCCGCTAGGTCAACCTTGTCATTCTATCTATCCGCAGCAGTGAACTGCTGCCCGGGTTACAAAACTTTCAGCATGAAAATTAACTCTACCTTATATACGCTTCTTTTTATTTTAGGCTTAGGCTGTTTTATCCCCTCTGAACTGAGTGCTCAGGATCCTCATTTCAGCCAGTTCTATTCTTCTCCTTTGCAGATGAACCCCGCATTGACGGGCGTCTTTCCTGGGGAATATCGT is a window from the Lewinella sp. LCG006 genome containing:
- a CDS encoding proprotein convertase P-domain-containing protein yields the protein MGQLLPRHIWTFLFFLGICSFSLSAQSYLMNGNPITDCQGFFQDSGGGSGSYGVNENFTTVICSDGTEGTHIQLIFSSIDIGDGETITFYDANNPDPNFAFDGAFLLDPTNPFIIQATAANTSGCITVVFTSDGTDEGNSGWSADINCVAACQIILADLVSTNPMVMPVDTGWIDICPGDRVAFTGTGIYPQNNLVYNHSNQTSTFEWDFGNGNTAIGPNVTNVFDEPGGYIVQLEIRDQFGCENTNFISQRIRVSPYPTYQFGGELDPTICSGDSIRVTSSIDVNSNSNVTVFPNTGTFAQAGVRSDTLLLPDGSGGQYQESISFTQFRPGATLTNPSDICSVTLDLEHSYSGDLDIELICPDGTSIFILDFPSGLGSTNFGEPFASNPVDGQSSDLTPGIPYTYTFTETATNGTLSQFDGMAPNYTYTTVPSNNTGNTFTYTDSYFPEGEYRPEESFANFLGCPLNGDWTIRVTDNLGLDNGWLFEWSITFKDYLFPDVETFTPNFVDYGWETNPTVISATQDSILASPVNAGVAAYTFFVLDDFGCLNDTTLNFEVLPPTHPDCYNCNLEFEAQEDVVLCEGDVANLDVSQIPPIAQPITFERFPQYPVGFANHPPGNAYRSPLNVNSINPLIITNPLADIESVCFSLNTDFAADVNVSLEAPDGSVVPLSIANGGGSNLGFVNTCFSPTALMSINGGSPPYTGSFQPEGNWNSLIGSPINGEWELLITDAFGPLQFGELLEWSITFNNENEYTYTWTPAAGLSCSDCPTPVASPTSSTLYEVLIEDEYGCSTIDTVFVGVIEDVPAPVVSCEEQGEDLLFSWLPIPGVTQYEYNVILPSGPQGWMGPTTDLGLLLQNLNNGDVVTIEVRAYFNGSNNNCVVPIGTSTCTSTFCGLEISNPDLTGVSCFGFSDGQAVINIDAGEAPFNIIIDGDNYTNTTISNLAAGDYDYTVTDALGCEIISTFTISTPDSLFADVTQTFQSCAGLNDSETTVVAGGGGGSYTYAWSNGQSNTVATNLAVGAYDVTVTDNLGCQVVAATTVSELAPITFNFIAEPPTCNGFSDGGVGINQIMGGLGMADTDYTYEWEDGSSSLVRTGVPGGILYAVTVTDAQGCSGSRERLLPDPEPVAFDFMVAEPSCNGYDDGSIVVVNPSSPNGNNFTFQWGPAAGNLTTANVDNITTGTYTVTVRDEEGCETTQSVNVDQPTGLSVSFSIKDNECFGYNDGSISINVTGGIPGYSYSWPNGATQPALSNLIAGDYPITITDANGCEVIRTATVDQPVALIATIETQDVSCYGERDGMLTINTEGGTPPFRFSLDNQNYIGSNVLIGLFGGDYSIFIRDANGCQFVTNATVVEPAEFMVDAGPDLTMIYGDSVELAGTTTNAQGTVEFVWNSPYEGTLSCKECPMPYADPDFTIDYELYAIDENGCEDTDLIRVFVDKPKLAVVPTGFTPNGDSVNDLLLVHGRPGTQVLLFQVFDRWGELLYTGEDFPVNDPNTGWDGTFRGEMLNSGVFVWSLTVLHEDGTEELLRGQTTLIR